A window from Sulfuricurvum sp. IAE1 encodes these proteins:
- a CDS encoding M48 family metallopeptidase has protein sequence MGFRWGSCGKNSVLHFNWRLLQLPVFLVDYVVAHELVHLHERNHTPTFWQILGRVLPDWKERKDALSHRSAEMLWCTDSDEANTRIEE, from the coding sequence TTGGGCTTTAGGTGGGGGTCTTGCGGCAAAAATAGCGTGCTGCATTTCAATTGGCGTCTTCTACAGTTGCCGGTCTTTCTCGTGGATTACGTAGTTGCCCATGAACTCGTACATCTTCACGAGCGAAATCACACTCCGACATTCTGGCAAATACTGGGCCGAGTGCTTCCTGATTGGAAGGAACGTAAAGATGCGCTAAGCCATCGGAGCGCTGAAATGCTCTGGTGTACTGACAGTGATGAGGCAAATACAAGGATCGAGGAGTAG